The Vigna unguiculata cultivar IT97K-499-35 chromosome 1, ASM411807v1, whole genome shotgun sequence nucleotide sequence GTCACAAATCATTACACAAGCAAGAAAGAAATCCTTAGATTGAGCTTGGAAGCTCTACAATAATAGGTTTCCCTCTTCACAAAATGTTTCAACAATGTATAATATGAAATCTTGCAAAGTCAATTTCACTGTCTGTGACATAAACAAAGTTGTTTCGATCTCAACTGACATATTCTCTGGTATATATGTGTAGGAATATAGTATATATTAATGGGGCCATACATGATATTTGTTTAAACCAAAGTGAAGACTGTTCCATGCAccttaaatatgataaaatgaatcaaaatctgATGTAGTAGTAGTGCCAAAATGATTAGACCCCAGAAGGGGATTGTTCAAGAAAAGTGTAAAGAGATTCTTAATTATCATTGCTTAGTGCTGAttgataaaagttataatttttaaaagataaagctGCACTATTATTTGTAGTGTAGGACCCCCAGAAAATGGGAGTTGATGATACAAAAAGATTGATTTGCTCTGAGACCGACCTGTGTCGGTACcatgaattaaaatttgtgagagGTTACACTCATAACCATATACAAACACCCACTAAGTGGACAAGTGACATGGTTGTTTCATAagctataaaaataaaatatttgaagtgtAAGATCTTGATCTGATCAGTGATCAGTGAAGTTGAAGAACATGGAACGTTTAATTTAAGTAAGAGATTGGATTCTCATTGTTGTGGTCATTTTCTTCACTTGGGTTTGAAATCCCTTGATAAAGACCCTAGTGCCATCAAGCTCAGCTTTGAAGGAACTGCATTGGGGACATTGTTGTATTATATAAGTTAACAGACATCAGAACCGAGAGAATCTATTGCATTGACAGTGTCACATGTGATTTCACCACTGTGGTTGGCACTTGAGAAAAGTTTGAGATTTAGTCATGTGCATTCTGGTTACCTCACATTCAGATCATCAATCTCTTACACTTATATTTTGGATCCTTGCCATCCAAAATCacagaatttgaattttgacTGTCTTGGATAAAAGTGCAGTTTTAACTTAGACTAAGTTAAtcaatttcctttttcttaGACCGTTGGAATCTCACGTTACCATCAGATATACGACCAAATATAAAGTGAGTTTACGGTATATAAGTGATGGTATAAATCTTATCTTACAAATCGATTTTATAGAGTTAAAATAAATGTGAGTGGTATAAATCTCATCTTACAAACCAATTTTGTGGAATTGAGATAGACTTAAAATCtacttttaaacaaaaaaaaattataaactagaacctattctaataaaatttgttgtttttaagaTTTATCGTGTCATCTACTATCAGAGCGGTTATGTTACCCGTAAATGGATACGAAGATacaactaaattgaaaaaacatagGATACGGGACACGACGTGTATATACATGTTAACTTTGAAATTGTCAACTAACACATTACCAACTTACACAAAAATGAATccaatttatttatctaatatcTAATATGCGAAAAGTAGTTATAGAATAagatttgtttcttattttaatcatcaaaatcaagtcaaagttaaaaaaaaaaatcttttagaTTGGACATAATGCGTCTTACAAATATCGTATGAGTATCGAGGTGTCTTATACGTGTCGAACACGAAACACACCATTTATGAGATGTGTCGGACACGGGCGTGTCCAAACATCATAACCTTTGAAAAAAAAGGGCCACTTTTAATCCTATTACTGGTTTACCTGTGAGCACAGAGGCACTGTTAAGTGctacttttttcttcttaagCTTTAATCAGAACATCATAAACTATAGAAATcattaacaagaaaaataaaattatagagTTTGAATATAAGTCCCTCTTCATCTTGGAGAATATGTCATATGCAATTATTGTAAGTGGTTCCATGACCTCTATGTAGAAAGACATATGAATATAGTCAAATCATATAACAAAGCATAATATGGTAGGAAAGAGTAACACTActgtttatatttataacaaaatgaaaatatcaaagttatatttgtagtatttatttcaaagaaaaatagtggagacagatttttttttttgtggggtTTTGAGAAAAAGAAACTTCCACTAATGGGAATggaaaagttgtttttttctttagatttttatgaaaattaaatatctcaagaaaaatattatctttgGTGGGACTAATTAAAGGGGCGAAAATTCCCACTCATGTGACATGAAGCAGGGAAAGTTgctaatttatttcatttagaattttattatgaaaatataacattttcaataacattaaagtattaaatagatttatatttaaaaaaaggagTAAAAGTTATTATTGTAGTTAGTTTGTTGAACCGTTGGAAAAATTTACACAATGTATTTATGGTATTGGTATGAATTATTTATGGTTTGTACTGTATCCAAAATGGTATCaccaaaattttaacaaattgtcactatttatttataaaggTATTAGTATTCTAATtcttacataaataaatacaaagaaaactctttctttttccatttaaatagcccattttttctattatatttatccatttttttccctaataatgttttcttttgtggTTGTTTGGACTATATAGGTTCGAATTGAAGGTGGTGGTGAAATTTGTGGAACTAATTGAGTTAggtgtttttctctttctcttgaatgttgatattttgttgATTAATGATtctccaacatttttttttcatattaaggAATTTTCTGATGGGgtactataataattaatatatcataataatatagtttattttaaaaaataaattttaatatctattttttctttattagaagctttaaaatacaaattctccatatgtattaaaaaatacaattatattaaCGTGTaggaacaaaaatatttttcatacatgaaactacttaaaaaatgaaaaaaaaaaaaaactttcaagaCATTAAGAATAAAAGGTTGGCACCCACATATGTGTGGCACTCTTATTTGTTTACCAAATCAGACGCAATGTGCAAGCGTGCCGCACAAGTGATCATAAACCTCACATGTGATAAATACtgctttttccttttcttttatgaaCGAAAATTAGGATTTATAATATCTCATACATTACCTAtgagaaaattatatatatataaaagaaaattcctttttaaatatttagaaaaaatgatttttttttttataaattaacattaatttataaaaaccaTGTAACATAACTgatttaaatcttatttttctggtttataaatttaaggagaagtttatttaaataaacatgtATTAGTTTGAAAAGACTTACTTTGGGCTTTAGAAATATTTCGACCCAATTTGTTGTGGGCTAACATAAATCCTTCTAGGACAAATTTTTCCAAgtcaaaaatgatttttggattatataattctaaacttaacttactttttttaaaaagtttaattatttggaTGATACCTCTTTAATAAATGTGTGTCGATTTAgtatccattttttaaaaaatatcacttatatttcaactttagaaaaaatgcttcaattaaatttttttcctacGGAGATGACTAGAAAAAATAACTAATGTGGttaacattattatatattacacaGTAATCTAAAATGATGTACAGAGATAtgaataaattgaatataaaataaataaaagagggATCAGTGCATCATGAGTGTAAACTCATGAAAGCTGAGGAGGCCATCACCATTGAGATCAAAGTGATGAATCATGGCTTTGCATTGGTGGATGGATTTTGATTCCCCTAACCTACCAAGCATTGTTTGCAAGCTGTTGGGAGTTATGAACCCTAACATTTCAGAATCATTGTACATCTCAAAAGCCTCTTCCAAATCCCtcatcttctcttcttctcctGCACCTTCCATCATCTTCACCAGATCCTCCATACTCACACACCCATCACCGTCGGAATCCAATTCCTGAACCAACAATTCAACCTCTTTCAACACTAACTCATCACCCATCATCCCCAGCTTCTTCCTCAGCTCCCATGGCGAAATCTTCCCATCACCATCTTCATCGAAGTACTTCATCACACGCTCATAATCTCTCTTAACCAACTTCATCCTCTGAAATGCTTATGCACAAGATTATCTGATTATGGGAATATTGGAGGTGATGTTCTTATGTTGGCTATGGGATCTCAACATATATAATAGAAGATAGGAAGGAGAAAGGAAAAAGGGCTTAACGCGCCCAAAACACAGCATCATAGGAGAATACGAGAATACGAGAATACGATACCAAAGGAATAATGAATGGCGTGTTTGTACCGCTTTCTTACCAACTATCTATCAATACAAAACACGGTCAATTTTGGTACTTTCAGGAGTTTGCCGCGAACCTATAATGATTAAGCCCAAGTTTTATATTAATGTCATTGTCGTATAAttcttatatgttttttttttcttttttatgttgacaTAAAATAACACGTGAAAAAGTAATGGAATAAGATACACATcgctttaaaaaaattaaacaataattactcaactgaataatatttttcaaatttaaacttCACCTTTCAAAGTATTAATTCATAGCTAGTTAACTTTACGTAACCGTTTCTAAAGTAAAATCCAAGAAATTTCTGAAAATTCTCATGTtgaatgaagatgaaaatatattttcatcgaCTACAAAGTTGTCTAAAGTAAACATTTGAGAACTTGTAACGCTATATGAAATATAGCTTCTTATGAATTGCCTGAACAATGCTTGAGGGGGGCCACCACTTTCCTATATTGAAAACCTATGCGGCGGAACGACTTCCCTGCAGCAATTGCAAAGCGTATAAGGAATGCACGACTTCCCTTTTAGTAAAGAAACCGCTTTTTGATATGGCCTATACCCAGGATAGGTCATGCTCTGCATCGACTTAAGCTGTTATCCGCCAATGTTTTAATTATCCGCCCATGTTTTAATATCAAGTATGATGATAGAATTTCTAATGATTTTGTCCTAAAAATACATCTCAGAGGGTTGAAAgagaaatgatatttaaatCGTCTTAGATCTCGACTTCTAAATAATATGAGACTATTAGACATGGTAGGAATAATATGACATTCCATTCAAATACAATATGTCTAACAAACGAAGCAtcacataattttaatataactaGAGCaccaaaaagaaatatataggTGTTAACTATTACAGTTATCAATGATATACGGGAAGGAAAATTTAAGGCACAAAACAGATGTCCATAACAAAATATGGAAGAAGCAACAGAAATACACAACAATAATGGTTCTTCAAAAGGAGCTCAACAGTGAGCCAACACCGACACGAGGCTAACTACGTAGGAGCGTTCCCATCATCCTGATGACACCAGGGATTTCCACATCTGCTCAGACCAAtaaattggtgatcattgcaaaaaggaaaaaccatACAAGAAGACAGACACAAGCAAAAAGGGTAAACTAGAGTAAAAAGAGATTTTTAACATGGCATTTAGCAAGCAATATTAAATAGTTCTCCAATAGGCAACAAGTAGGGATTCAACACATGTTAGCAAATAATGCAAGactctatgactcaattatatggatacatataataagatcggattcacGGGATActtacacttgtggtggcctcttcTAGTTTGTATAGTCATTGCCAATGGATTTCACcttaccacacacaaggttagccttcaatcATCTAgggtcattatcctgccaaatACTAGGGTCTCCCGCTACTTTCACCACTTGTATTAGTCTGCTCTACGTGGAACTAACTAATTCTTTAGAGTTtcaagatgcaatccttacttgaatcattatctaattatatacactacaacaccaccatgaaatctcaccaagaattttataaaattacgtCTATCTCATTCCACATCCATGTTCTCACACCATATTCCACATGCTATCTCATATCATCAAAATCGCATGCCAATACTCAACTAACCAACCATGATTCATGATTTAATTCATACCAAGCTCATCAATTCCAATTCATAAAGTCTCATAAGACATGCAGAGCCATATACTTCATGCATTTTCAAGATATACAGCCAATCATAGACGAaacaaggaaaataaaaatcaaatatgcaccattctcgcttaggctagaagccTTCGCTCAAGCGACATAGActctctcgcttaagctaggcatTCTCGTCTGAGCAAGAATTGCGACAATGGCATAGTGAGCGTTCTGCgaattctcgcctaagcggggccttctcgcttgggcgagatcgcTCTTCGCCCAAAATTAAagtccctcgcctgagcgacaatATCTGAGCAAAAAACACACAGGTTTCCatgagttctcgcttaggcgagacctactcgcctgagcgagatgattCGTCGCTCAAAAAGAAAGCTTTTCGTTGAGGGAGTGCTCGAGCAGAAACTAGGGCGAGCTTCTGTtattcttgcctaggcgagacaagctcgcttgggcgaaaataccAATTCTCCCTATTGTCCCACGTAGGCAAGCCAGATTCAAACCAGAAGCACACACGATACATTTGTCACACTATCAACAACACCATACAAACATTTAAGAACATTAGACAGTCCAACAACATGCAAAAATAACACAAGAacatgaaaccctagcttcccttacttagAAAAACGCTAGCAAATCTACACAGAAACCCAAAGAAGAGCACCACTGCATGTGATAGTTTACAGAGCTAGAAAACAAGCAAGGAAAACGAAACTAAGACCCTAGTTGAGGTCTAGAGTTTCCAAAcaaaagagaaatgaaaaaggGAACAAGAGTCTAGAGTTTTACTTACTTAGAAGTAGAGTTCGATTAACCTAACGGAGGAACTagttgtgccctagcagagcttctacTCAGAAGATAAAGGAGGCAGGGTagttgtttttaaaaatgagaCACAAGTGAGAATTAATGGTTGGACATGGGTCTTGTGTTaaagggggagctacttcaactcatatgtagatggttttgatgatgtccaagtcCACACATCATGTGAATTACTAGTTTGGAATTAGTCCTGTTTTGTTAGATTGTGCATTAGGGTGTTAGAGCAAAAATATCATATGTAAAACAAGATTGTATTGAGTTGTATTAACCATCAAACCCTTGCATGTGCATTCATAAATTGATTAGCTATTTAACTAATAGATTAGCTGAGGGTACTACACTAAGGTAGTTAAAACACACTCGCGATAATccattaggtaaattcctaatccattaatgacTACAGTGAACTATGTATAAAACCAGTTTCTGAAATCAATTTTAAGTGTGGAGAAAAATTACAGATTTCCTGAGAGACTTTCTGAGAAACTGCCTTCTGAGATTTACAGAGTTCCTAAGCATTATTGAGAGATCATTGATGTAAAGATTCAAGAAGGTTGATGCTGGATTCAATCTTGATGGGCCAAGCTTGGATCTAGGAGTCAAGTGTCAAATCTGCACTACTACTAGGTGTACTCGTTTCTTGATTCTTTCTTGTTGTATTTTTGTTCATAGTTGAATTCATTGTGTAAAGTGAAGGGCTAgatgcaattgtgtggatgcattgcatctagggggagttcttgatttgtagatcaagctccttagtctttagggtcttgaattatatagatgctcttgtaattcttgaatctctattgatttagtggaatcctcctaagtgggtttacttaggagaagactggacgtagattcattttgaatcgaaccaatataaattgttgtgttcttggtttctctcttcttttacaTCTTTCTTGATTGCTTTACACAATTCATTAACACATAATTGTAAAATTGGTTAATTGGGTCATAAGGgttaaagaaactttcaagattcaaTTTAAATAAGTGAAAGACTCAATAACCAGTTCAGATCCCTTTCTTGGTTGGGTTATATTAGACAAATTTGTTTTAACATCTTGGGGGGTCCCAAATGGAGTTGAAAAATGGGGcttacaaacaaaaacaaatttttcttGTTCCAAATTCGCCAACATTGTCTATGTCTTGTTGAGTAAGGTGGTTAATGTAGAAATAATATGCTAAGACAATAATGAACATCTAATGTCTAATGCATATTGATGAAATACTTGTAAATACTTAGGAAAACAATTAGcgagttaaatgattaattagaGAGTCACTAttagaaattctcatattacatgagatttttcttgcaaatttattaaaaaaatttgcaagaaaagacttatttctgccattttttttaagaatcttaattgacaggtaattcctttgtgggtaattatttcctacaaaattataaaatttataagtatttcctacataatttgttgcaaaaagtttttatacaaaatattttgcaaaaaaattggtagcaatttcttgtaaattttttttcacgacaaaatttgtaagtattttctacgaaaaaattttcaaaaaaaaaaatgacagaaaatatgagtttctttaGTAGTGAGTGACATTgcttttattctaaaaaaaatgaaaatatctcagtctttattttttttcattttatattaaattcacTGTTTTTAGTTGATATAAAAGATAATGAATTAATCTTGATttcaatgttaaaaatttatttacttacatctcttcaaatttttaaaatagtattttaattcataatggtcaattttagataaatacatatatttatttactttagaGTTTTCACCGGATcgatgttatatttatttatactaacATCATATCAAAACATTACTATGTATGAACTAGAAATTCAGGTGCATTCGCACTTTCATGTACATCTTTTAATGATAGAAAATAATGAGTATAAAGAAGATTTTAACTTTACTATTATAATGAAAAAGTTTATCGAAACATAAAATATCTAATTGTGGTGTATGTATCTATTATGCAACTGTTATCTGTTCCGTACCTTATCTattggataaatatttatttcgtACCTGTATTCATATTCGtcaggtatccgttatgcgggtattCGCGAgtatttgcaaaattatttaaaaaataaatatttaatcataacttcaaataaaataaaatacaccagtgtcataaattttaaataaactcaagttgatacaagtccaaataattataaaagtaaatataaaatgacgttcaatacaataaaaaatcCTTTAACtagtgctttgatcaacaaaTCCACCTTCTTctattgattcctgaaaaataagcaaaataaacaaataataaacatgtgtcaaatattcttattttgattccatcatttgacaataagcataccataaatgtcattgtctatataaggtttgatgtatatgcccaattttaaagaaagaaaagagaagaatcaATGGGtgtaagtttagcgggtacgagtatctaCGGGTACGGATAATATGATACCTGTAcctgccccgttaacatgcgggtatcaaaaatactcgtacccgcggatagcgggtatccatttttaatatttgtttcctatccgttgcgggttttatccacggatactcgcgagtacggatttttttgacatccttaTTAGTGTAAATTAGAAAAACACAATATTAGAAAAGCAATATAGATTGaacatttataacaaaaaaaaaaaaaacaaataagcaTAATGTGTATTATAAAGTAATAATGTATACTAATTTTTAGTACAGATATAATTTGTCAACATcgtttttgaagagaaaaaatgctaaattttttaaatataataaaaaaaacagaaatatgAGTTACATAAATCACAACatatagttttatatattataatttacttgaaattatgtatttcaaacaaaacatatttaagaaaaaacacCCACTTAATGAATATTGTAtactattataaattttatgtagGATTTTCAAATTTCGAAAAGAAATATGTTAGCCGAATTAAAATCAAAGCCTTtcggaaaaaaaaacatatttaaggaAATTGATTACGTAACAAGCAAATTTTGCTGCCATGCATATTTCGTGaccagaaaagaaaaacaaaagactTTTAGAAATTATTAGACAACCAACCAGTTTTCAGAATTTTTGTAAGTATAATGAGtgtagatatttttatattggatcaaataaaagttattttagacatgaatttattttaagtataatcaatgaatttattattaaaggTGAGGGAGAAAATTGACTTTGTATTTTACACGTCTTTGAATAAATAGTGTTATATAGTATTAGGTAAGCAGCGATTCTTCCTGTCTCCTTCAGCGCAATCTCGTGTTACGCTGTTTAGGGTTTTAGCGCGTTAAGCCCTTTTTCCTTTCTCCTTCGTTTCTTCTATTATATATGTTGAGATCCCATAGCCAACATAAGAACATCACCCCCAATATTCCCATAATCAGATAATCTTGTGCATAAGCATTTCAGAGGATGAAGTTGGTTAAGAGAGATTATGAGCGTGTGATGAAGTACTTCGATGAAGATGGTGATGGGAAGATTTCGCCATGGGAGCTGAGGAAGAAGCTGGGGATGATGGGTGATGAGTTAGTGTTGAAAGAGGTTGAATTGTTGGTTCAGGAATTGGATTCCGACGGTGATGGGTGTGTGAGTATGGAGGATCTGGTGAAGATGATGGAAGGTGCaggagaagaagagaagatgaGGGATTTGGAAGAGGCTTTTGAGATGTACAATGATTCTGAAATGTTAGGGTTCATAACTCCCAACAGCTTGCAAACAATGCTTGGTAGGTTAGGGGAATCAAAATCCATCCACCAATGCAAAGCCATGATTCATCACTTTGATCTCAATGGTGATGGCCTCCTCAGCTTTCATGAGTTTACACTCATGATGCACTGATCCctcttttatctattttatattcaatttattcaTATCTTTGTACATCATTTTATTCACATATGGATATTCATTATTAGCCTTCTAGAACAAAGATATTGATGTTGATAAAATAGAagtatcttatttatttttagaagacCAATAACAATATAATCAACCATTTACTCTCTTTTCTACTTTTGTattcataattcaaaataattttttaagaaaagtaaGTTAACTTTAGAATTATATAatccaaaaatcatttttgacTTTCATATTGTAACATTGAGAAAGTGCAAAATGGTAAtggtaattttaatattcattggGTGTTGGGCGAAAATAATGGAGTATATTCAATTTATTCATATCTTTGTACATCATTTTAGGTTACTatgtaataataatgttaacaataatatcaacaaaaaatattaataataataatagtattaatactacagatattaataatatttttaattacgaTATCAATgctattaatagtaataatattattaattgaaataataatactaatataaataatgctaataacaaataataatgctaatgataataataatcataataataaacaataataatactaataataataataaaattaat carries:
- the LOC114176275 gene encoding probable calcium-binding protein CML41 → MKLVKRDYERVMKYFDEDGDGKISPWELRKKLGMMGDELVLKEVELLVQELDSDGDGCVSMEDLVKMMEGAGEEEKMRDLEEAFEMYNDSEMLGFITPNSLQTMLGRLGESKSIHQCKAMIHHFDLNGDGLLSFHEFTLMMH